Genomic window (Argopecten irradians isolate NY chromosome 2, Ai_NY, whole genome shotgun sequence):
ATCTAAATTGTACTCTATAGCAACATATATCTTCGATATCCCATGGGTTACTATTGCTGTCGTATACTGTAACTCCTGGAAACGTTTTGATTTAGACCAAGGGTCGGTACATCGTGCATTTCTGATACTGCATGGATGTTTTTGGGTCACAATGCACTCTGCATTGATTAGATAACGCATAAAAACAATCTTATACGTATATTCATTGGTGATACTCAGTCGGTTTATGAGTGACCGCATTGGTCTTGCCGCTTGGTGAAAGTGGGAATCGAAGACGCGAATAAGTTCTTCAGATTTTTCATGTCAAATTGTCGTTAAAGAAGCAAGAAATTGGTGATGTTCTTTGGTATGGAAGTCTGTTTCGATAAAAGCCAGACGACATTGGTGCTGATACTACTATCAGGAGCCTGCCAATCGATTTATATACTCCCCCCAGCGTAACGGCATGGCACAGGAGTAAGAGTTACAGCCATCGATTTATCATAAGAAAACTTGAATGggataaaattgattttcattgatATGTTTCAGTTTATTAAAGTGGAAAAGACTTTTCTAATTTCTTGAGAGTTTTTAGACTATAATCTACACTAGTCTGAATTATTTTGCCGTTGTATTGTCTTTTTATATACCGGCCTGAGTCGATCTACACGTGCGGTGCACGAGACCAAAGGTCATCGATATTTCGAAAACCTCGTGAACGGGGCAACAAGACATGacgtttaacattttttgtcaaTATCGTTATCACCgcatttgagaagaagttttgAAATCTTGAAAGGAGATTCTACGTTGACATGTTTTGTCGATTTCGTCTACGATTGTTTGTCATGTTGTTATTTAGCAAATATCTTTTATTCTTTTGGTGGTAACTTTGGTTTAAACATGCTCAGATTTGTGTTTTTGTCTACTACAGTAAACCGGTTGCGGAAACGAATCAAAACAACGTTAACAGACCCGTCACCGGAAGAGCCCCTTGCACATGGACGATGGGCCAAACCTGCGGCACTGCAAGACGGAAAGTTTGATTTTCTGGTATTGGACGCTGCTGTCTATTCTACAAAGGATCGTAAAAAGTCTTTCACGCTTGGTAAGGCGATGCATTTAAGTGGACTTCTGAGAACTTTTGTAAAACGTCAACTATAAATTCAAATGCATTGTATATAAAGTGTTGCTAAGAGTTCTAGTTTGCCCGTAAAATGGTATATTAGACATATTGTGGGTTTGAACGGCAACCAGAAAGAttctattgaaaaaaaacccacttagCATGAAATTGTGTCTTTCCACAAAAAATTGTGTCTTTCCACAAACCTGTCGATTAGCTTGTGCTTTATGTCCTTTACCTCTGTCCTGTTTGATCAACTTTCTTTGATGTTTGTTTGTCCATATATACCAACATTGGTTTTGAAACAGTGCAAAAATGCTTGTATAGAAATCATTGTTCCTTTCACAGAGTTTATGATTGATTCCGGAAGTGACGTCACGACTATACGAGAAGAAATCCTTGAGCAACTTGATCTGGAGTTGTTGGGCCGAATTCACAGTAAAGGGGTTCACGGATCTAAAAATACAAATCTATACAAAGCTTGCCTCAGAATAGGCAACCAGGAACTGCAGATAGAGGTACGTTAGTTTTGTATGGTTttcttaatttgtttttgtctcCTTACCAAACTTCAGCCTAAAGTCTTGATTGATATAATCACTATTGTAATTACTTATCTTCACAGGTGATGGGAGAATCGTATGACTCTTTAGGAAGTCGAGTTGTTCGTCACTTCAGACACTTTATTGACGGTAGTCGTCATCTTTGGCTAAAGGGAGATTACTGTGATCCGGATATGGCGCCACCTAGGACCATCACGCCCACACCATCAGAATCATCAATTACGTCTCAAAGACTTCAGACCcgatcctcctcctcctcttcatCATACTTACAATCTACCTCGCCATCGTACAGAAGTACATCAGATTCTCTCTCTTCATCCTCACAAAATCTGTCTCAAAGTCAAAGTCTCAACGGTTCGCAGGACATTAACGTTACAATTCAACCGGAAACGGAAGAATATGCACATTCGCAATTGGCAGAAGAGCTAGAATTATCCCAAGACACCGATTGTGATTAGtttatgtattatatagttaGCGATGTATGAAAGGTTATTTTATATATCGTATCCATTTTACTGAGCCGTAATCGAACAACGTTTTACAATGTATCATTCCAAATATCGAGCCAGTGTATTGAAATCCGTCCATTACAAGGCAAACTGGCCAGATTGACTGTGATTACTTGATAATGTCGCCCTATTGCTTGTTAGTagcaaattaataaaaaaaaacaccccccTGACGCAATGTTTGGTGGCGTTACCTACCATGGATCGATCATTCTGAATTTTAAGAGGTAGTCCCCTTCGTGTCACACCGTCAGTACTTGATCATGATTTATCAAGGGGGGGTCGGTATATACGTTTCTGTTATAATGAACTTTTAACAATTCCAGCTTATTTTTCTATGCATGTTTACAAGTCCCTGTTATTGTAAGGGTTTTATACGCGTCAAAAATCtaatgttataattataacTACAGTTTTTCAATGAATTAGATAACgtattttttctgataaaaagatatattttgtcaatgtttCTGAAGCCATTGTTAGGAAAGGCCAAGACCACAGGTaactgagaattagttacagattatataatcatggacccacaagagtgccctaagaccatttttagacgtttaagaggtctagattaaaaaacgataaaaattaTACTCTACCTGgtactataattatataatctgtaactaattctcagatccctgtggccAAGACTTACCAAAGTCCCAATGACACATTGGATGCATCAGGATGTTGTTTTGCCTTTTCTTCgattacatgtaaaacattttattatgtatattatatagacgttgtgtatatctatatatatttataatatgttgTGAGCAATTTTAGATATTTATTGAATGTTTATGATATGAATGGAAGTGcaagtgtgtatatatatgttgtcaGTGGAACGTATATTTAGAGTCAGAGTAAGTGGTAGTAAGGTGGTTCAATGCAAAGTCTATGTCTATTTGGACATACTATAAACTGACATCAGAGAGAGTTTGAATGAATAAACTTCTATTCCAACAGGTTTAAATTATTATAGGTTTTTTTGTACTTCCCATAAAACAAAG
Coding sequences:
- the LOC138315739 gene encoding uncharacterized protein encodes the protein MYNGSKNENYVTMTEGVQTFLEDLGLLQYFDMFVIKGFDCEEDICHIDSADLDSMMIADPDHRRQILHSARRFKPSPEYRLLEWLRINGLDYYYPNFVNSESANDLDQIKMLNLPDPDIFDELEITLPGHKRRFERAVNRLRKRIKTTLTDPSPEEPLAHGRWAKPAALQDGKFDFLVLDAAVYSTKDRKKSFTLEFMIDSGSDVTTIREEILEQLDLELLGRIHSKGVHGSKNTNLYKACLRIGNQELQIEVMGESYDSLGSRVVRHFRHFIDGSRHLWLKGDYCDPDMAPPRTITPTPSESSITSQRLQTRSSSSSSSYLQSTSPSYRSTSDSLSSSSQNLSQSQSLNGSQDINVTIQPETEEYAHSQLAEELELSQDTDCD